The following coding sequences are from one Buchnera aphidicola (Melaphis rhois) window:
- the pyrE gene encoding orotate phosphoribosyltransferase — protein sequence MNNLKRKFVKFCFERKILQFGNFNLKSGEKSSFFFNFSLFNTGSDLDKLGRFYATTIIKNNINYSSLFGIAYKGIPIVISTTIALKKYFNINKKYCFNRKEIKQHGEKGRFIGNKLTKNILIIDDVITSGLSIKNTIDTIESNTNLNNLIFSILVALDRRTNKNMSLTHSIKKYNFKIFSIINMQDIVNYIKSNKNLYHYLDNIEIKSSKLFPK from the coding sequence ATGAACAATTTGAAACGAAAATTCGTTAAATTTTGCTTCGAAAGAAAAATATTACAATTTGGTAATTTTAATTTAAAGTCAGGAGAAAAAAGCTCATTTTTTTTTAATTTTAGTTTATTTAATACAGGTAGCGATCTAGATAAACTTGGACGTTTCTATGCCACTACTATTATTAAAAACAATATTAATTACAGTTCACTATTCGGGATAGCTTACAAAGGAATTCCTATCGTCATATCTACTACTATAGCATTAAAAAAATATTTTAATATTAATAAAAAATATTGTTTTAATAGAAAAGAGATTAAACAACATGGTGAAAAAGGAAGATTTATTGGAAACAAACTAACAAAAAATATTCTTATAATAGACGATGTTATTACCTCTGGGCTATCTATAAAAAACACAATTGATACGATTGAATCTAATACAAATTTAAATAATTTAATATTTAGTATATTAGTGGCCTTAGACAGAAGAACAAATAAAAATATGTCTTTAACTCATTCAATAAAAAAATATAATTTTAAAATATTTTCTATAATAAATATGCAAGATATTGTTAACTATATAAAAAGTAACAAAAATTTATACCATTATCTAGATAATATAGAAATAAAATCTTCAAAACTATTTCCTAAATAA
- a CDS encoding YggS family pyridoxal phosphate-dependent enzyme, which produces MLKIQKKLNDIQNNIVSISYEYGINPKNIKILVVSKSRSIEEIKKVILCKQYNFGESYVQESLLKINTFKHIQWHFIGNIQSNKIRFISTNFSWCHTVKNENTAKMLNKYRFNMTPKLNILIQIDIRNNFITSKLNINNFKTLVKKITFLENLNLRGIMGMPYKCINYNDQLKSYKHIKLYSSIIKDIHPEADTISLGTSHDMKAAIISGSTLIRIGSLIFN; this is translated from the coding sequence ATGTTAAAAATACAAAAAAAATTAAATGACATACAAAATAATATCGTTTCTATAAGTTACGAATATGGAATAAATCCAAAAAACATAAAGATATTAGTAGTAAGCAAATCACGATCTATTGAAGAAATAAAAAAAGTAATTTTATGCAAACAATATAATTTTGGAGAAAGTTACGTACAAGAAAGTTTACTAAAAATTAATACATTTAAACATATTCAATGGCATTTTATTGGAAATATTCAATCTAACAAAATTCGCTTTATTTCTACTAACTTTTCTTGGTGTCACACTGTAAAAAATGAGAATACAGCTAAAATGTTAAATAAATATCGTTTTAACATGACTCCAAAATTAAATATTTTAATACAAATAGATATTAGAAACAATTTTATTACATCAAAATTAAATATAAATAATTTTAAGACATTAGTAAAAAAAATAACATTTTTAGAAAACTTAAATTTAAGAGGAATAATGGGCATGCCATATAAATGTATTAATTATAATGATCAACTAAAATCGTATAAACATATAAAATTATATTCTTCCATAATCAAAGACATACATCCTGAAGCGGATACTATATCCTTAGGAACTAGTCATGATATGAAAGCTGCTATAATATCTGGTAGTACATTAATAAGAATAGGATCACTAATTTTTAATTAA
- the trmB gene encoding tRNA (guanosine(46)-N7)-methyltransferase TrmB encodes MRGIHSFISRRRKLSNNKYDVIHNNWSKFGINFKLSHLNFNQVFSSNLPIVLEIGFGIGDSFSKIALNNLSNNFLGIEVYLPGIISCLQYINLYRLSNVRIIYYDAVEVLKNMISDKSLSSIQIFFPDPWSKKRHQKRRIFTKDFAKLILKKLISNGTLYVSTDCRLYAEEIITIMNNMKEYTNLFYNNSIFRSTYRPITKFEKRGIRLGNTIFDLGFKLA; translated from the coding sequence TTGCGTGGAATACATAGTTTTATATCTAGACGCAGAAAGTTAAGTAACAATAAATATGATGTTATTCACAATAATTGGTCAAAATTTGGAATAAATTTTAAATTATCCCATTTAAATTTTAATCAAGTTTTTTCTTCTAATTTACCAATAGTATTGGAAATTGGATTTGGAATAGGTGATTCATTTTCTAAAATTGCGTTGAACAATTTGTCGAATAATTTTTTAGGTATTGAAGTTTACCTACCTGGTATAATATCATGTTTGCAATACATTAATTTATATCGTTTAAGTAATGTTCGAATTATATATTATGATGCAGTAGAAGTTCTAAAAAATATGATCAGTGATAAAAGTTTGTCAAGTATTCAAATATTTTTTCCAGATCCATGGTCTAAAAAACGTCATCAGAAAAGAAGGATTTTTACAAAAGATTTCGCTAAATTAATATTAAAAAAGTTAATTTCTAATGGAACATTATATGTATCTACTGATTGTCGATTATATGCAGAGGAGATTATTACTATTATGAATAATATGAAAGAATATACTAATTTATTTTATAATAATAGTATATTTAGATCAACTTATCGTCCTATAACTAAATTTGAAAAACGAGGAATAAGATTAGGGAATACTATATTTGATTTGGGTTTTAAATTAGCTTAG
- a CDS encoding oxidative damage protection protein, translated as MNRKIFCLFLKKHATGLDKQPYPGKIGKKIYNNVSEIAWKKWVFEQTKIINEKKLNMLNIHDRKILENCMINFFFNKNNISKKI; from the coding sequence ATGAATAGAAAAATTTTTTGTCTTTTTTTAAAGAAACATGCTACTGGACTAGATAAACAACCATATCCTGGAAAAATAGGTAAAAAAATTTATAATAATGTTTCTGAAATAGCATGGAAAAAATGGGTGTTTGAACAAACAAAAATAATTAATGAAAAAAAATTAAATATGTTAAATATACATGATCGAAAAATTTTAGAAAATTGCATGATAAACTTTTTTTTTAATAAAAATAATATATCTAAAAAAATATAA
- the leuC gene encoding 3-isopropylmalate dehydratase large subunit encodes MKRTLYQKLYDAHIVCEEPGQSPIIYIDLHLIHEVTSPQAFYEIRLKNRSLRQPNKTFATMDHNVPTISRDINCATDLAKNQMYELIKNCTEFNINLFDLNHSDQGIVHVVGPEQGITLPGMTIVCGDSHTSTHGAFGTLSFGIGTSEVEHVLATQTIKQNRFKNMNIEINGTMSYGVTAKDIILFIIGKLGVSGGVGYVIEFSGYLISRLSMESRMTICNMVIEMGAKSGIIAPDQITFKYLQNCKHAPKNKNWKSALLYWSSLKSDEGAIFNKRITFDISSLSPQITWGTNPSQVISVDEKIPFLDSYNDISERNSAEQSLHYMGLEPGMYLTDISIDKVFIGSCTNSRIEDLRDIAKIVRYKRVFSSVHAIIVPGSGMVKRQAELEGLDKIFLNSGFEWRHSGCSMCLAMNGDHLSNKERCASTSNRNFEGRQGRGGRTHLVSPLMAAAAAIHGSFVDVRKLRY; translated from the coding sequence ATGAAAAGAACACTTTACCAAAAATTATATGATGCTCATATAGTATGTGAAGAACCGGGTCAATCCCCAATTATTTACATAGATTTGCATTTAATACATGAAGTTACTTCACCTCAAGCATTTTATGAAATACGTTTAAAAAATAGATCATTAAGACAGCCAAACAAGACTTTTGCAACTATGGATCACAATGTTCCAACAATTAGTAGAGATATAAATTGTGCTACTGATTTGGCTAAAAATCAGATGTATGAATTGATAAAAAATTGTACAGAATTTAATATTAATTTATTTGATCTCAACCATTCGGATCAAGGAATAGTTCATGTTGTTGGACCTGAACAGGGTATTACTTTACCAGGTATGACTATAGTGTGTGGCGATTCGCATACTTCTACGCATGGAGCTTTTGGTACATTATCTTTTGGTATTGGAACTTCTGAGGTAGAACATGTATTAGCGACGCAAACTATAAAACAAAATCGTTTTAAAAATATGAATATAGAAATAAATGGCACAATGAGTTATGGAGTGACAGCAAAAGACATAATTTTATTCATAATCGGAAAGTTAGGTGTATCTGGTGGAGTTGGATATGTAATTGAGTTTTCTGGCTATTTAATTTCACGTTTGAGTATGGAAAGTAGAATGACTATATGTAATATGGTTATTGAAATGGGTGCAAAGTCAGGAATTATTGCTCCGGATCAAATTACTTTTAAATATTTACAAAATTGTAAGCATGCTCCAAAAAATAAGAATTGGAAAAGTGCATTATTATATTGGAGTTCTTTAAAGTCTGATGAAGGCGCTATCTTTAATAAGAGAATAACGTTTGATATATCTTCTTTATCTCCTCAAATTACTTGGGGTACTAACCCGAGTCAAGTTATCTCGGTTGACGAAAAAATTCCATTTCTTGATTCTTATAATGATATTTCAGAAAGAAATAGTGCAGAGCAATCATTGCATTATATGGGATTAGAGCCTGGTATGTATTTAACAGATATATCTATTGATAAAGTTTTTATTGGGTCTTGTACTAATTCTAGAATAGAAGATTTACGTGATATAGCAAAGATAGTGCGATATAAGCGTGTATTTAGTTCTGTGCATGCTATTATTGTTCCAGGTTCAGGTATGGTAAAAAGGCAAGCAGAATTAGAAGGATTAGATAAGATTTTTCTCAATTCTGGATTTGAATGGCGTCATTCTGGGTGTTCTATGTGCTTAGCTATGAATGGAGATCACTTGAGTAACAAAGAACGTTGTGCATCAACTAGCAATAGAAATTTTGAAGGACGCCAAGGTAGAGGAGGGAGGACACATTTAGTTAGCCCTTTAATGGCTGCCGCTGCAGCGATTCATGGTTCTTTTGTAGATGTTAGAAAATTAAGATATTAA
- the sbcB gene encoding exodeoxyribonuclease I codes for MSDISASNSFTLLFYDYETFGTNPSLDKPAQFACIRTDLNFNIIEIPNEFFCYPPIDYLPDPQSVLITGITPNYTKKYGVNEFEFSRKICKQFTKPNTCIIGYNNIRFDDEITRNIFYRNFIDPYEWSWKNGNSRWDILDVLRACYALRPDGIHWPINKQKNLPSFKLSDISKANKINHDQVHSAISDVYATLEISKLIKKKQPKLFNYFFIHRNKKTLLKNIDIYNIIPMVYISQLFGAIRSNISIIAPILWHPHNSNILISFDLTKNFLKFLEYISNTVATRISYSDIFKYGIILIYINRCPILAPISVINIENMARLKIDYIVCKKNLFLIRTNITLKKKLSIIFNKIVKSHFDNVDLQLYGSFFSNFEKKLISVIHQSLKKHSFNRIFLTVLNNKIKLLLTRCLARNYPYLLNSKEKVFWKNHCVKIINENSIRQYIQKVLHLLELNKNIFKNVLLLKDLLKYISDINNNVSNM; via the coding sequence ATGAGTGATATTTCAGCATCAAATAGTTTTACTCTTTTGTTTTACGACTATGAAACTTTTGGAACTAATCCTTCCTTAGATAAACCTGCTCAATTTGCTTGTATTCGAACTGATTTAAATTTTAATATTATTGAAATTCCTAATGAATTTTTTTGTTATCCCCCTATAGATTATTTACCTGATCCTCAATCTGTTTTAATTACTGGAATTACCCCTAATTATACAAAAAAATATGGTGTAAATGAATTTGAGTTTTCAAGAAAAATTTGTAAACAATTTACCAAACCTAATACTTGTATTATCGGTTATAATAATATTCGTTTTGATGATGAAATTACAAGAAATATTTTTTATCGAAATTTCATTGATCCCTATGAATGGAGTTGGAAAAATGGTAATTCTAGATGGGATATATTAGATGTTTTACGTGCTTGCTATGCTTTACGTCCTGATGGAATACATTGGCCTATTAACAAACAAAAAAATTTACCTAGCTTTAAATTATCAGACATATCAAAAGCTAATAAAATTAATCATGATCAAGTTCATAGTGCTATTAGTGATGTATATGCCACTCTTGAAATTTCAAAATTAATTAAAAAAAAGCAACCAAAGTTATTTAATTACTTTTTTATACATCGTAATAAAAAAACATTATTAAAAAATATAGATATTTATAATATTATACCTATGGTTTATATATCACAGTTATTTGGGGCGATAAGAAGTAATATTAGTATAATTGCTCCTATTTTATGGCATCCACATAATTCAAATATATTAATTAGTTTTGATTTAACTAAAAATTTTTTAAAATTTTTAGAATATATTTCAAATACAGTTGCTACCAGAATAAGTTATAGCGATATTTTTAAATATGGAATAATATTAATATATATCAATCGTTGTCCAATATTAGCACCAATTAGTGTTATTAACATTGAAAATATGGCTCGTTTAAAAATAGATTATATAGTCTGTAAAAAAAATTTGTTTTTAATACGTACTAATATCACTTTAAAGAAAAAATTATCGATTATTTTTAATAAAATTGTTAAGTCACATTTTGATAATGTTGATTTACAATTATATGGTTCTTTTTTTAGCAATTTTGAAAAAAAATTGATAAGCGTTATCCATCAATCACTTAAAAAACATTCTTTTAATAGAATTTTTCTCACTGTTCTAAATAATAAAATTAAATTGTTGTTAACACGTTGTCTAGCCCGAAATTATCCTTATTTATTAAATAGTAAAGAAAAAGTTTTTTGGAAAAACCATTGCGTTAAAATTATTAATGAAAATAGTATACGTCAATACATACAAAAAGTTTTACATTTATTAGAATTAAATAAGAATATATTTAAAAATGTATTATTACTTAAAGATTTATTAAAATATATAAGCGATATTAATAACAATGTCAGTAATATGTAG
- the leuD gene encoding 3-isopropylmalate dehydratase small subunit: protein MSKFVCHTGIVVPLDISNVDTDVIIPKQFLQKITKSGFGKYLFNDWRYLDDCSFTLNYNFVLNRICYKHATILLSRENFGCGSSREHAVWALLDYGFKAILASSFADIFYSNSIKNGLLPVVLSKNIINYLFGLALKNSNLSITINLETNEVLVNNQRYIFEIDHFYKYCMLNGLDDIDLTMKHIKKIEDYESNIPSFLNVFNEF, encoded by the coding sequence ATGTCTAAGTTTGTTTGTCATACTGGAATAGTTGTCCCTTTAGATATATCTAATGTAGACACTGATGTAATTATTCCTAAACAATTTTTACAAAAGATTACTAAATCGGGATTTGGAAAATATTTATTCAATGATTGGAGGTATTTAGATGATTGTTCTTTTACTTTAAATTATAATTTTGTTTTAAATCGGATTTGTTATAAACATGCGACAATTTTATTGTCGAGAGAAAATTTTGGATGTGGCTCATCTAGAGAACATGCTGTTTGGGCATTATTAGATTATGGATTTAAAGCAATTTTAGCATCCAGTTTTGCTGATATTTTTTATAGTAACAGTATTAAAAATGGTTTATTGCCTGTAGTATTATCAAAAAATATAATAAATTATTTATTCGGATTAGCATTAAAAAATTCTAATTTATCTATAACAATTAATTTAGAAACTAATGAAGTGTTAGTAAATAATCAACGTTATATATTTGAAATCGATCATTTTTATAAATATTGTATGTTAAATGGATTAGATGATATAGATTTAACTATGAAACATATTAAAAAAATAGAAGATTATGAAAGTAATATTCCTTCTTTTCTAAATGTTTTTAATGAATTTTAG
- the leuA gene encoding 2-isopropylmalate synthase: MTQQLIIFDTTLRDGEQSLQASLSTKKKLKIAFALERLGIDIIEVGFPVSSPGDFSSTCTIARNIKNSKICGLARCVYRDIDVAAEAMKSAESFRIHIFLGTSYLHVASKLRKTFNEIIEMAVCSIKRARKYTDDVEFSCEDAGRTNLDNLCRIVEIAINAGATTINIPDTVGYTIPSQFQSIIFSLYKKVPNIDKAIISVHCHNDLGMAVANSISAIQAGARQIEGTINGIGERAGNTALEEVIMAIKVRKDIFQLYTNIKYKEIFRTSKIISEICNMPIPSNKAIVGSNAFSHSSGIHQDGVLKNRKNYEIIVPETIGLKPITLNLTSRSGRAAVKHYMSEMGYKENVDYNLNDLYSTFLKFADKKGQVFDYDLEILAFFNSEIDSFEYFKLKDFNVKSNLDGISCLLIKLMCGSQLRTEMETTKKGLMYTIHKVLNKITSINIIIKNFHILVEENNLSTVVKVNVEVRYNNRSFYGVGTSLDIIESSIRAIIYVLNSIWKIQQVNIKLKQHL, translated from the coding sequence ATGACTCAACAATTAATTATTTTTGATACAACCCTACGTGATGGTGAACAATCTTTACAAGCAAGTTTAAGCACAAAAAAAAAATTAAAAATAGCATTTGCCTTAGAAAGATTGGGAATAGATATTATAGAAGTAGGATTTCCTGTTTCGTCACCTGGTGACTTTTCATCTACTTGTACTATAGCTAGAAATATTAAAAATTCTAAAATTTGTGGTTTAGCTAGATGTGTTTATAGAGATATAGATGTAGCAGCTGAAGCTATGAAGAGTGCTGAATCATTTCGAATTCATATATTTTTAGGTACATCTTATTTACATGTAGCATCAAAGTTAAGGAAAACGTTTAATGAAATAATAGAAATGGCGGTTTGTTCTATAAAAAGAGCACGTAAGTATACGGACGATGTAGAATTTTCTTGTGAAGATGCAGGAAGAACGAATTTAGATAATTTGTGTCGTATTGTAGAAATAGCAATTAATGCCGGTGCAACTACTATTAATATTCCGGATACAGTAGGTTATACTATTCCTAGTCAATTTCAAAGCATTATATTTTCTTTATATAAAAAAGTTCCTAATATTGATAAAGCTATTATATCTGTACATTGTCATAATGATTTAGGTATGGCTGTTGCTAATTCGATTTCTGCTATACAAGCAGGAGCTAGACAAATAGAAGGAACTATTAATGGAATAGGAGAACGTGCTGGAAATACTGCCTTAGAAGAAGTTATTATGGCTATAAAAGTTAGAAAAGATATTTTTCAGTTATATACTAATATTAAATATAAAGAAATTTTTAGAACTAGCAAGATAATTAGTGAAATATGCAATATGCCTATTCCGTCTAATAAAGCAATAGTAGGAAGTAATGCTTTTTCACATTCGTCAGGAATTCACCAAGATGGGGTTTTGAAAAATAGAAAAAATTACGAGATTATTGTTCCTGAAACAATAGGTTTAAAACCGATTACACTAAATTTAACTTCTAGATCAGGAAGAGCTGCTGTTAAACATTATATGTCTGAAATGGGATATAAAGAAAATGTTGATTATAATTTAAACGATTTATATAGTACTTTTTTAAAATTTGCTGATAAGAAAGGACAAGTATTTGATTATGACTTAGAAATATTAGCTTTTTTTAATTCAGAAATAGATTCGTTTGAATATTTTAAATTAAAAGATTTTAATGTTAAATCAAACTTGGACGGTATATCTTGTCTATTAATAAAGTTAATGTGTGGATCACAGTTACGTACTGAGATGGAAACTACTAAAAAAGGGTTAATGTATACAATACATAAAGTATTAAATAAGATAACATCCATTAACATTATTATAAAAAATTTTCATATATTAGTAGAAGAAAACAATCTTAGTACTGTTGTCAAAGTAAATGTTGAAGTACGATATAATAATCGTAGTTTTTACGGAGTAGGTACATCTCTTGATATTATTGAATCTTCTATACGAGCTATTATTTATGTGTTAAATAGTATTTGGAAGATACAGCAAGTGAATATAAAATTGAAACAACATTTATAA
- the murI gene encoding glutamate racemase, which produces MNSQINFKENQIYNIVIFDSGLGGLSIYKKIEKKIPNVNYIYAFDNEAFPYGEKKETFIIERCLKMINAISKKINITIILIACNTASVTSLLTLKKFFKFPIIGIVPDIKKATKKTKNKIIGLLATKTTINNNYVQNLILSFFPKIIIKTLCNKKLVILAEKKLKYNFTDTKVINNILKPWYNKPNVPDTIILGCTHFYFLKKEIKKVLPKAINIIDSNIIIPQKLYDVLKNNTIKKENIIFSSKSIKQDKRLLDLFNRYKFLTFKKINL; this is translated from the coding sequence ATGAATTCACAGATAAATTTTAAAGAAAACCAAATATATAATATTGTTATATTTGATTCAGGACTAGGTGGATTATCCATCTATAAAAAAATAGAAAAAAAAATTCCAAACGTAAATTACATATACGCATTTGATAATGAAGCATTTCCATACGGTGAAAAAAAAGAAACATTCATTATTGAACGATGTTTAAAAATGATTAACGCAATATCAAAAAAAATTAATATTACTATAATTTTAATTGCATGCAATACAGCTAGTGTAACTAGTTTACTAACATTAAAAAAATTTTTTAAATTTCCAATTATTGGCATTGTTCCAGATATAAAAAAAGCAACTAAAAAAACTAAAAATAAAATCATTGGATTACTTGCAACTAAAACTACTATTAATAATAACTATGTACAAAATCTAATTTTATCATTCTTTCCAAAAATTATCATAAAAACATTATGCAACAAAAAATTAGTAATTCTAGCAGAAAAAAAACTAAAATATAACTTTACTGATACAAAAGTTATCAATAATATATTAAAGCCATGGTATAATAAACCTAACGTACCTGATACAATTATATTAGGATGTACACATTTTTATTTTTTAAAAAAAGAAATTAAAAAAGTACTTCCAAAAGCAATCAATATAATTGATTCTAACATTATTATACCACAAAAACTTTATGATGTCTTAAAAAACAATACTATTAAAAAAGAAAATATCATTTTTTCTTCAAAATCTATTAAACAAGATAAACGTTTGTTGGATCTATTTAATCGATATAAATTTTTAACATTTAAAAAAATTAATTTATAA
- the leuB gene encoding 3-isopropylmalate dehydrogenase codes for MNRKYKIAVLPGDGIGPEIIKEGYKILKVLQKDFFIDIQTKEYDVGGIAIDRHGIALPQETLDGCKKSDAILFGAVGGPKWSRLPPNLQPERAALLPLRKYFNLFANLRPAKLYSGLEFLSPLRSDIAIKGCNILCVRELTGGIYFGNHKGTKYENSNKYSFDTEIYYQFEIERIAHIAFKLALTRKCNVASIDKANVLETSVLWRKTVSRISLEYPKVKLSHLYIDNAVMQIIKNPDKFDVILCSNLFGDILSDECAVITGSIGLLPSASLNEKKFGLYEPAGGSAPDIEGKNIANPIALVLSISMLIRYSFQLSIMADMIDSVVNEVLSLGYRTKDISDNNGQFISTSEIGDIISKLLSCRKKNEKNTLPKII; via the coding sequence ATGAATCGAAAATATAAAATTGCAGTTTTACCCGGAGATGGAATAGGACCTGAAATTATTAAGGAAGGATATAAAATTTTAAAAGTACTTCAAAAGGATTTTTTTATAGATATTCAAACTAAAGAATATGATGTTGGTGGTATTGCTATAGATAGACATGGTATTGCATTACCTCAAGAGACATTAGATGGATGTAAGAAGTCTGATGCAATTTTATTTGGTGCCGTGGGAGGTCCAAAATGGAGTAGATTACCACCTAATTTACAACCAGAAAGAGCAGCATTACTGCCTTTAAGAAAATATTTTAATTTATTTGCAAATTTAAGACCTGCTAAACTGTACTCTGGATTAGAGTTTTTATCCCCTCTTCGATCTGATATAGCTATAAAAGGTTGCAATATCTTATGTGTACGTGAGTTGACAGGTGGAATTTATTTTGGTAACCACAAAGGCACTAAATACGAAAATTCCAACAAGTATTCATTTGATACTGAAATATATTATCAGTTTGAAATTGAAAGAATCGCTCATATTGCTTTTAAGTTAGCATTAACGAGAAAATGTAATGTTGCCTCTATTGATAAAGCTAATGTATTAGAAACTTCTGTATTGTGGAGAAAAACAGTTAGTCGTATATCTTTAGAATATCCTAAAGTAAAGTTGTCTCATTTATATATTGATAATGCTGTAATGCAAATTATTAAAAATCCTGATAAATTTGATGTAATTTTATGTTCTAATTTGTTCGGAGATATATTGTCTGATGAATGTGCAGTTATTACTGGTTCAATAGGTTTATTGCCGTCAGCTAGCTTAAATGAGAAAAAGTTTGGTTTATATGAACCAGCAGGAGGTTCAGCTCCTGACATTGAAGGAAAAAATATAGCTAATCCTATTGCATTAGTTTTATCAATCAGCATGTTGATTCGATATAGTTTTCAATTAAGTATTATGGCCGACATGATTGATTCCGTGGTAAATGAAGTGCTAAGCTTGGGTTATCGAACTAAAGATATATCGGATAATAATGGTCAGTTTATTAGCACTAGCGAAATCGGTGATATTATTTCTAAATTACTATCTTGTAGAAAAAAAAATGAAAAGAACACTTTACCAAAAATTATATGA
- the mutY gene encoding A/G-specific adenine glycosylase yields the protein MNSLFSFSQLALNWYHLNGRKNLPWKIKENPYNIWIAEVMLQQTQVNTVIPYYQKFINNFPNINILEKSSINKILNIWSGLGYYRRAHNIYYTAKIIVNKFNSVFPNNFYNIIKLPGIGRTTAGAILSFGFNFYACILDGNIKRVLLRYFKIHANTKNEIERKLWAAIELVTPIYNTNKFNQAIMDIGSLICLKSKPKCNICPLNQTCMSLSNNDWSTYPINVKKKIISKKNIFLLIIQYKNYIFLNKNKLKNIWKGLYYFPIFHNQLEVLIWKKNNNIKIKNQKIFSSFLHKISNLQLFCIPIWIEIKDKFCIHKIQNAIWFDIIDPQYVGIPFPIKKIIKNISRSFLQNKKDYIK from the coding sequence ATGAATTCACTATTTTCATTTTCACAGTTAGCTTTAAATTGGTACCATTTAAATGGCAGAAAAAATCTACCTTGGAAAATAAAAGAAAATCCTTATAATATTTGGATAGCAGAAGTAATGTTACAACAAACACAAGTCAATACTGTTATTCCATATTATCAAAAATTTATTAACAATTTTCCAAATATAAATATATTAGAAAAATCATCTATAAATAAAATACTTAATATATGGTCAGGACTAGGATATTACAGAAGAGCACATAATATTTATTATACAGCTAAAATTATTGTGAACAAATTTAACAGTGTGTTCCCGAACAACTTCTATAATATTATAAAATTGCCAGGGATAGGACGAACCACAGCTGGTGCTATTTTATCATTTGGATTTAACTTCTATGCTTGTATTCTTGACGGGAATATAAAAAGAGTTTTATTAAGATATTTTAAAATCCATGCGAATACGAAAAATGAAATTGAAAGAAAATTGTGGGCTGCAATAGAACTAGTAACACCAATATATAATACAAACAAATTTAATCAAGCTATAATGGACATAGGATCTTTAATTTGTTTAAAATCTAAACCAAAATGTAACATATGCCCTTTAAACCAAACATGTATGTCACTATCTAATAACGATTGGTCAACATATCCGATTAATGTAAAAAAAAAAATAATATCTAAAAAAAATATTTTTTTATTAATTATACAATATAAAAATTACATTTTTCTAAACAAAAATAAATTAAAAAATATATGGAAAGGATTATATTACTTTCCTATATTTCATAATCAATTAGAAGTTTTAATATGGAAAAAAAATAACAATATTAAAATAAAAAATCAAAAAATATTTTCGTCTTTTTTACATAAAATTTCAAACCTTCAACTATTTTGTATTCCTATTTGGATTGAAATAAAAGACAAATTTTGCATTCATAAAATTCAAAATGCAATTTGGTTTGATATAATTGATCCACAATATGTAGGAATACCTTTTCCAATAAAAAAAATTATTAAAAACATATCTCGTTCTTTTCTACAAAATAAAAAGGATTATATAAAATGA